GGGCGCCGAGGTCATCCCGGTCGAATCCGGCACCGGCACGCTCAAGGATGCCATGAACGAGGCACTGCGCGACTGGGTGACCAATGTCGACTCCACCTTCTACCTGATCGGCACGGTCGCCGGCCCGCACCCTTATCCGGCCATGGTACGGGATTTCCAGTCCGTGATCGGGCGTGAAACCCGCGCGCAGATTCTGGAAAAGGAAGGCCGCCTGCCGGATACGCTGATGGCCTGCATCGGCGGTGGTTCCAATGCCATGGGGCTCTTTCACCCGATGCTCGATGACGAAAGCGTCCACATGATCGGCGTGGAAGCGGCCGGTCACGGCATCGAGACCGGTGAACACGCCGCGAGCCTCAACGGCGGCGAGCCGGGCGTACTGCACGGCAATCGCACCTTCCTGCTACAAAGCGATGATGGCCAGATCACCGACGCCCATTCGGTCTCGGCGGGTCTGGATTATCCGGGCATCGGCCCCGAGCACGCCTGGCTGCACACGCAAAAGCGGGTCGAATATGTCTCGATCACCGATCACGAAGCAATCCAGGCCTTCAAGCTGTGCTGTGAACTGGAAGGCATCATTCCGGCGCTGGAGTCGGCGCATTCAGTGGCTCATTTGAGAAAGATCGCTCCCGACCTGCCCCGGGATCATTTGATCGTGCTCAACATGAGCGGACGCGGCGACAAGGATATGGCCAGCGTGGCCAACTGGCTCGAGCAGCACGGCGACACTGACAAACTGCCGAACACGACGGTAGAGGCCGCCGAGCCCGGACGGATAGATGACATGCAGCCGCCACATGATGTCGCGAAGAAAACCGGGGAGACCGAATAATGACCACACGCATCAGCCGGCGCTTCGCAGCACTGAAAGAAGAGAACCGCGCGGCTCTGGTGACGTTCACCATTGCCGGTGACCCTGACTTCGAAGCCTCGCTGGAAACGCTCAAGGGACTGCCTGCTGCCGGTGCCGATATCATCGAACTGGGCATGCCATTCACCGATCCGATGGCCGATGGCCCGGCGATTCAGAAGGCAGCGCAACGCGCCCTGCGCGCCGGGCAGACCCAGCGCAAGACACTGGAGATGGTGCGCGAGTTTCGCCGCAATGATCAGGACACGCCCATCGTGCTGATGGGGTATTACAACCCCATCTA
This DNA window, taken from Kushneria phosphatilytica, encodes the following:
- the trpB gene encoding tryptophan synthase subunit beta produces the protein MSSATQHFSQGPDADGFFGDFGGRFVAETLMPLILELEEAWEWSRTDEAFRRELEGYQRDYIGRATPLYYAERLTEHLGGAKIYFKREDLNHTGAHKINNCIGQILLARKMGKKRIIAETGAGMHGVATATVAARFGMECVIYMGATDIERQQPNVFRMKLLGAEVIPVESGTGTLKDAMNEALRDWVTNVDSTFYLIGTVAGPHPYPAMVRDFQSVIGRETRAQILEKEGRLPDTLMACIGGGSNAMGLFHPMLDDESVHMIGVEAAGHGIETGEHAASLNGGEPGVLHGNRTFLLQSDDGQITDAHSVSAGLDYPGIGPEHAWLHTQKRVEYVSITDHEAIQAFKLCCELEGIIPALESAHSVAHLRKIAPDLPRDHLIVLNMSGRGDKDMASVANWLEQHGDTDKLPNTTVEAAEPGRIDDMQPPHDVAKKTGETE